A window of the Kosakonia sp. BYX6 genome harbors these coding sequences:
- the tldD gene encoding metalloprotease TldD — MSLNLVSEQLLAANGLSHQDLFAILGQLTARRLDYGDLYFQSSYHESWVLEDSIIKDGSYNIDQGVGVRAVSGEKTGFAYADQISLLALEQSAQAARTIVREDGDGKVKTLGAVEHHSLYTSLDPLQSMSREEKLDILRRVDKTARAADKRVQEVTASLTGVYELILVAATDGTLAADVRPLVRLSVSVQVEDDGKRERGSSGGGGRFGYDWFLQDVDGDVRADAWAREAVRMALVNLSAVAAPAGTLPVVLGAGWPGVLLHEAVGHGLEGDFNRRGTSVFSGQMGKLVASELCTVVDDGTIADRRGSVSIDDEGTPGQYNVLIENGVLKGYMQDKMNARLMGMNPTGNGRRESYAHLPMPRMTNTYMLAGKSTPQEIIESVDYGIFAPNFGGGQVDITSGKFVFSTSEAYLIEKGKVTKAVKGATLIGSGIEAMQQISMVGNDLKLDNGVGVCGKEGQSLPVGVGQPTLKVDNLTVGGTA; from the coding sequence ATGAGTCTTAATCTGGTGAGTGAACAACTACTGGCAGCGAACGGCCTGAGTCATCAGGATCTGTTTGCCATTCTCGGTCAACTGACCGCACGTCGTCTTGACTACGGCGACCTCTATTTCCAGTCGAGCTATCACGAATCCTGGGTTTTAGAAGACAGCATCATCAAAGATGGTTCTTACAATATCGACCAGGGCGTGGGCGTGCGCGCCGTGAGCGGCGAGAAAACCGGTTTTGCCTATGCAGACCAAATCAGCCTGCTGGCGTTGGAACAAAGCGCCCAGGCCGCGCGCACTATCGTGCGTGAAGACGGCGACGGGAAAGTGAAAACGCTGGGCGCGGTTGAGCACCACAGCCTGTACACCAGCCTTGATCCGCTGCAAAGCATGAGTCGCGAAGAGAAGCTCGACATTCTGCGTCGCGTGGACAAAACCGCCCGCGCGGCGGATAAACGTGTACAGGAAGTGACCGCCAGCCTGACCGGTGTTTATGAGCTGATTCTGGTGGCGGCGACCGACGGTACGCTGGCGGCGGATGTGCGCCCGCTGGTGCGCCTGTCGGTCAGCGTTCAGGTTGAAGACGATGGCAAACGCGAGCGCGGCTCCAGCGGCGGTGGTGGACGTTTCGGGTATGACTGGTTCCTGCAAGATGTTGATGGCGATGTGCGTGCTGACGCCTGGGCGCGCGAAGCGGTGCGTATGGCGCTGGTGAATCTCTCTGCTGTTGCCGCGCCTGCGGGCACGTTGCCGGTGGTTTTGGGCGCGGGCTGGCCGGGCGTGCTGCTGCACGAAGCGGTTGGCCACGGCCTGGAAGGGGATTTCAACCGTCGCGGAACCTCAGTGTTCAGCGGCCAGATGGGCAAGCTGGTGGCATCGGAACTCTGTACGGTGGTGGATGACGGCACCATTGCCGATCGTCGCGGTTCGGTCTCGATTGATGATGAAGGCACGCCTGGGCAGTACAACGTGCTTATCGAAAACGGTGTGCTGAAAGGCTATATGCAGGACAAAATGAATGCGCGCCTGATGGGGATGAACCCAACGGGTAACGGGCGCCGTGAGTCTTACGCGCATCTGCCGATGCCGCGCATGACCAACACCTACATGCTGGCCGGTAAATCCACGCCGCAGGAAATTATCGAATCGGTCGATTACGGGATTTTCGCGCCGAACTTCGGCGGCGGCCAGGTCGATATCACCTCCGGTAAGTTCGTCTTCTCAACGTCTGAGGCCTACCTGATCGAAAAAGGGAAAGTCACCAAAGCGGTGAAAGGCGCGACCTTGATTGGCTCCGGCATCGAAGCAATGCAGCAGATTTCGATGGTTGGTAACGATCTGAAACTCGATAACGGCGTCGGCGTGTGCGGCAAAGAAGGCCAAAGCCTGCCGGTGGGCGTTGGTCAGCCGACGTTGAAAGTGGATAACCTGACCGTTGGCGGTACTGCGTAA
- the aaeR gene encoding HTH-type transcriptional activator AaeR — MERLKRMSVFAKVVELGSFTAAARQLQMSVSSISQTVAKLEDELQVKLLNRSTRSLGLTEAGKIYYQGCRRMLHEVQDVHEQLYAFNNTPIGTLRIGSSSTMAQNVLAKMTAEMLKEHPGLSVNLVTGIPAPDLIADGLDVVIRVGALQDSSLFSRRLGTMPMVVCAAKSYLAQYGTPEKPADMVNHSWLEYSVRPDNEFELVAPEGIATRLIPQGRFVTNDPMTLTRWLTAGAGIAFVPLMWVIEEINSGQLEILLPRYQSDPRPVYALYTEKDKLPLKVQVCINYLTDYFIEVAKVYQSMQGRSV; from the coding sequence ATGGAACGACTAAAACGCATGTCGGTGTTCGCCAAAGTGGTGGAATTGGGTTCGTTTACCGCCGCCGCCCGACAGTTACAAATGAGCGTTTCGTCCATCAGCCAGACGGTGGCGAAACTCGAAGATGAGTTACAGGTCAAGCTGCTGAACCGCAGTACGCGCAGCCTGGGGCTGACCGAAGCGGGCAAAATTTACTATCAGGGCTGCCGACGGATGCTGCACGAAGTGCAGGACGTCCATGAACAACTCTACGCTTTTAACAACACGCCTATCGGCACGCTGCGCATCGGCAGTTCTTCAACCATGGCGCAAAATGTGCTGGCAAAAATGACCGCCGAAATGCTGAAAGAGCATCCTGGTTTGTCGGTTAACCTGGTGACGGGTATTCCCGCGCCGGACTTGATTGCCGACGGGCTGGACGTGGTGATCCGCGTGGGCGCGTTGCAGGATTCGAGCCTCTTCTCGCGCCGCCTCGGCACCATGCCAATGGTGGTTTGCGCGGCGAAAAGCTATCTCGCGCAATACGGTACGCCGGAAAAGCCCGCCGATATGGTGAATCATTCATGGCTGGAATACAGCGTGCGCCCGGACAATGAGTTCGAACTGGTCGCGCCGGAAGGGATCGCCACGCGGTTAATTCCGCAGGGTCGCTTTGTCACCAACGATCCAATGACCTTAACGCGCTGGCTCACCGCCGGGGCGGGCATCGCGTTTGTGCCGTTGATGTGGGTGATCGAGGAGATCAACAGCGGGCAATTGGAGATCCTGCTGCCGCGCTACCAGTCGGATCCGCGTCCGGTTTACGCGCTCTATACCGAAAAAGATAAGCTGCCGCTCAAAGTGCAGGTCTGTATTAACTACCTGACGGACTACTTTATTGAAGTGGCGAAGGTCTATCAGAGCATGCAGGGACGCAGCGTTTGA
- the aaeX gene encoding p-hydroxybenzoic acid efflux pump operon protein AaeX: MSLFPVIVVFGLSFPPIFFELLLSLAIFWLVRRVLVPTGIYDFVWHPALFNTALYCCLFYLLSRLFV; this comes from the coding sequence ATGAGTCTGTTTCCCGTCATCGTGGTGTTCGGTTTGTCGTTCCCACCGATTTTTTTCGAATTACTTTTGTCACTGGCGATCTTCTGGCTGGTGCGCCGGGTGTTGGTCCCCACCGGGATCTACGACTTCGTCTGGCACCCTGCGTTGTTTAATACCGCGCTCTATTGCTGCCTGTTTTACCTGCTGTCGCGCTTATTTGTTTGA
- the aaeA gene encoding p-hydroxybenzoic acid efflux pump subunit AaeA, with the protein MKTLTRNISRTAITVVLVILAFIAIFRAWVYYTESPWTRDARFSADVVAIAPDVTGLVTTVNVHDNQLVKQGQVLFTIDQPRYQKALEQDEADVAYYQALVNEKRREAGRRNQLGVQAMSREEIDQANNTLQTELHQLAKAQATRDLAKLDLERTIIRAPADGWVTNLNVYAGEFITRGSTAVALVKQNSFYILAYMEETKLEGVRAGYRAEVTPLGSNQVLKGTVDSVAAGVTNASSSNDSKGMATIDSNLEWVRLAQRVPVRIRLDQQQGNLWPAGTTATVVVTGKADRDASHDSFFRKMAHRLRELG; encoded by the coding sequence GTGAAAACACTTACAAGAAATATCTCCCGTACCGCAATCACGGTGGTGCTGGTTATCCTGGCGTTTATCGCGATTTTCCGCGCCTGGGTCTATTACACTGAATCACCGTGGACACGCGACGCGCGCTTTAGCGCTGACGTTGTGGCCATCGCCCCGGATGTCACCGGGCTTGTCACTACCGTCAATGTGCATGACAACCAACTGGTGAAACAGGGCCAGGTGCTGTTCACCATTGACCAGCCACGCTACCAAAAAGCGCTGGAACAAGACGAAGCGGATGTCGCTTACTACCAGGCATTGGTCAATGAGAAACGCCGTGAAGCGGGCCGCCGTAACCAGTTAGGCGTGCAGGCGATGTCGCGAGAGGAAATCGATCAGGCCAACAACACGCTGCAAACCGAGCTGCATCAGTTAGCCAAAGCGCAAGCGACGCGCGACCTGGCGAAACTGGATCTTGAGCGCACGATTATTCGCGCCCCGGCTGATGGCTGGGTCACCAACCTGAATGTTTACGCCGGTGAGTTTATTACCCGCGGCTCCACCGCCGTGGCGCTGGTGAAGCAGAATAGCTTCTACATTCTGGCCTATATGGAAGAGACCAAACTGGAAGGCGTTCGCGCCGGTTACCGCGCGGAAGTGACGCCGTTAGGCAGCAATCAGGTGCTGAAAGGCACAGTAGATAGCGTGGCGGCCGGGGTGACCAACGCCAGCAGCAGCAATGACAGCAAAGGCATGGCGACCATTGACTCGAACCTCGAATGGGTGCGCCTGGCGCAGCGCGTTCCGGTACGTATCCGTCTTGACCAGCAACAGGGGAACCTGTGGCCGGCCGGCACCACTGCCACTGTCGTGGTCACCGGAAAGGCCGATCGCGATGCCAGCCACGACTCTTTCTTTCGCAAAATGGCGCATCGCCTGCGTGAGTTGGGGTAA
- the aaeB gene encoding p-hydroxybenzoic acid efflux pump subunit AaeB, producing MGLFSIASQHLRFACKLAFAIVLALFVGFHFQLETPRWAVLTAAIVAAGPAFAAGGEPYSGAIRYRGMLRIVGTFIGCIAGLTIIIMLIRAPLLMLVVCCLWAGFCTWISSLVRVENSYAWGLAGYTALIIVITIQTEPLLAPQYAVERCSEIVIGILCAIVADLLFSPRSVKQEIDRELDGLLVAHYQLMQLCIKHGDGEEVDKAWAALVRRTAALEGMRSNLKIESSRWGRANRRLKAINTLSLTLITQACETYLIQNTRPELITNTFRELFDEPVETVQDAHKQLKRMRRVIAWTGERDTPVSLSGWIGSATRYLLLKRGVIGNTKISAVEEEVLQGEVVVKPESAERHHAMINFWRTTLSCILGTLFWLWTGWTSGSGAMVMIAVVTSLAMRLPNPIMVAKDFIYGMLWALPIGALYFLVILPSTQQSMLLLCISLAVLAFFIGIEVQKRRLGSLGTLAGTINILVLDNPMTFKFSQFLDNALGQLVGVVLAMVVILLVRDNSQARTGRVLLNQFVSAAVSAMTTNTARRKENHLPALYQQLFLLLNKFPGDVAKFRLALTLIIAHQRLRDAPVPINDDLSAFHRQLRRTASQVISASSDTKRRRYFTQLLEELDVYQEKLRYWQAPPQVTEPVHRLTGMLHKYQHALTRS from the coding sequence ATGGGGCTGTTCTCGATTGCCAGCCAGCATCTGCGCTTTGCCTGCAAGCTGGCCTTCGCCATTGTTCTGGCGCTGTTTGTCGGTTTCCACTTTCAGCTTGAAACCCCGCGCTGGGCGGTGCTGACCGCCGCGATTGTCGCCGCTGGCCCGGCGTTTGCCGCCGGTGGTGAACCCTATTCCGGGGCGATTCGTTATCGTGGCATGTTGCGTATCGTCGGGACCTTTATCGGCTGTATCGCCGGTCTTACCATCATCATTATGTTGATCCGCGCACCGCTGCTGATGCTGGTAGTGTGCTGCCTGTGGGCGGGGTTTTGTACCTGGATCTCCTCGCTGGTGCGCGTCGAAAACTCCTATGCCTGGGGGCTGGCGGGGTATACGGCCTTAATCATCGTCATCACCATCCAGACGGAACCGCTGTTGGCACCGCAATATGCCGTGGAACGGTGCAGCGAGATTGTGATTGGCATTCTCTGCGCGATTGTCGCCGACTTGCTGTTTTCGCCGCGCTCGGTCAAACAAGAGATTGACCGCGAGTTGGACGGTTTGCTGGTGGCGCATTACCAGCTTATGCAGTTGTGCATCAAACATGGCGACGGCGAAGAAGTTGATAAAGCCTGGGCGGCACTGGTACGCCGCACCGCCGCGCTGGAGGGTATGCGCAGCAATTTGAAGATTGAGTCGTCGCGCTGGGGGCGTGCCAACCGCCGCCTGAAAGCAATCAACACGTTATCTCTGACGTTGATTACCCAGGCCTGCGAAACCTACCTTATTCAAAACACGCGCCCGGAGCTTATTACCAATACTTTCCGTGAACTGTTCGATGAACCGGTTGAAACGGTGCAGGATGCGCACAAGCAACTGAAAAGAATGCGTCGGGTGATTGCCTGGACCGGTGAGCGGGATACGCCCGTGTCCCTGTCCGGCTGGATTGGTTCGGCGACCCGTTACCTGTTGCTAAAACGCGGGGTGATTGGCAATACCAAAATTAGCGCCGTGGAAGAAGAGGTGTTGCAGGGCGAAGTGGTGGTGAAACCGGAATCCGCCGAGCGCCATCACGCGATGATTAACTTCTGGCGTACTACGCTTTCGTGCATTCTCGGCACGCTGTTTTGGCTGTGGACCGGCTGGACTTCCGGCAGCGGCGCGATGGTGATGATTGCGGTGGTGACATCGCTGGCGATGCGCCTGCCTAACCCAATCATGGTGGCGAAAGATTTTATCTACGGCATGTTGTGGGCCCTGCCCATTGGCGCGCTCTATTTCCTCGTTATCCTGCCATCGACGCAACAAAGTATGCTGCTGTTGTGCATCAGCCTGGCGGTGTTAGCCTTTTTCATCGGTATCGAAGTACAAAAACGGCGGCTCGGTTCGCTGGGTACGCTGGCGGGGACGATCAACATCCTGGTGCTCGATAACCCGATGACCTTCAAATTCAGCCAATTCCTGGATAACGCGCTGGGGCAGTTGGTTGGCGTGGTGCTGGCGATGGTCGTTATCCTGCTGGTGCGCGATAACTCGCAGGCGCGCACCGGGCGTGTGCTGCTGAACCAGTTTGTCTCTGCAGCGGTGTCAGCGATGACCACCAACACGGCGCGTCGCAAAGAGAATCACCTGCCGGCGCTCTATCAACAGTTGTTTTTACTGTTGAATAAATTCCCCGGCGATGTGGCGAAGTTCCGCCTGGCGTTAACGCTGATTATTGCGCACCAGCGTCTGCGCGATGCGCCGGTACCGATTAACGACGACTTGTCGGCCTTCCATCGCCAGTTGCGGCGCACCGCATCGCAGGTGATCTCGGCAAGCTCCGACACGAAACGGCGGCGCTATTTCACGCAGCTACTGGAGGAACTGGATGTCTACCAGGAGAAACTGCGCTACTGGCAAGCCCCGCCGCAGGTAACCGAACCGGTGCACAGGTTGACGGGCATGTTGCACAAATACCAACATGCGTTAACTCGCAGTTAA
- a CDS encoding NAD-dependent succinate-semialdehyde dehydrogenase, which yields MTTQALQDNALFQTGYLVDGVWKSLDTTFDVLNPATGETIAKVAKAGKKETEEAIAAATRAFPGWRSKTAKERSTILYRWYELIIENKSWLGRLMTTEQGKPLKEAEGEVEYAASFIQWFAEQAKRANGEIIPPIKPGSRILATREPVGVVAAITPWNFPMAMLTRKLGPALAAGCTGVIKPANNTPLSAFALLALAKKAGVPDGVLNAVAGNTPEISDAIMASHDVRKISFTGSTAVGKTLVRNAAETMKKVSMELGGNAPYIVFDDADIDAAVQGAIANKFRNAGQVCVSVNRFYIQESVYDAFTQKLTDAVNALKVGNGLEDGVVVGPLIESAAVDKVREHVEDAVAKGAKVLAGGKAHSLGGNFWQPTVLGDCSDGMKLAQEETFGPVAACFRFTSEEEVVKRANATPFGLAAYFYTQNLQRVFRVSQAIESGMIGINECAVSTELGPFGGVKESGLGREGSVLGLEEFLEVKTLHLGGL from the coding sequence ATGACCACGCAGGCACTGCAGGACAATGCGCTTTTCCAGACCGGCTATCTTGTCGATGGCGTCTGGAAATCGCTGGATACCACATTTGACGTTCTGAATCCGGCCACCGGTGAGACCATCGCTAAGGTCGCGAAAGCGGGCAAAAAAGAGACTGAAGAAGCCATCGCTGCCGCGACCCGTGCCTTTCCCGGCTGGCGGTCGAAAACCGCGAAAGAGCGTTCCACCATTCTCTATCGCTGGTATGAATTGATTATTGAGAACAAAAGCTGGCTGGGTAGGTTGATGACCACAGAGCAGGGCAAACCGTTGAAAGAAGCCGAGGGCGAAGTGGAATACGCCGCCAGCTTTATTCAGTGGTTTGCCGAGCAGGCCAAACGCGCCAACGGTGAAATCATTCCGCCGATCAAACCGGGTTCGCGCATTCTTGCCACCCGCGAACCGGTCGGGGTTGTCGCAGCCATCACGCCGTGGAACTTCCCGATGGCGATGCTCACCCGCAAGCTGGGGCCAGCGCTAGCCGCGGGCTGTACGGGGGTTATCAAACCGGCGAATAACACGCCGCTCAGCGCGTTTGCTCTGTTAGCTCTGGCGAAAAAAGCCGGCGTGCCGGATGGCGTGCTCAATGCTGTGGCCGGGAATACGCCGGAAATTAGCGATGCGATTATGGCGAGCCATGATGTGCGCAAAATTTCGTTTACCGGTTCGACAGCGGTGGGTAAAACGCTGGTGCGTAACGCCGCAGAAACCATGAAAAAAGTGTCCATGGAGTTGGGCGGCAATGCACCTTACATCGTGTTTGACGATGCCGACATTGATGCCGCAGTACAGGGTGCGATCGCCAATAAATTCCGTAACGCCGGGCAGGTGTGCGTCAGCGTTAACCGTTTCTATATTCAGGAGTCGGTGTATGACGCGTTTACGCAAAAACTCACCGATGCCGTCAATGCGCTGAAAGTGGGGAATGGCCTGGAAGACGGCGTGGTGGTTGGTCCGCTGATTGAATCGGCGGCCGTTGATAAAGTGCGTGAGCATGTTGAAGACGCCGTTGCCAAAGGCGCGAAAGTGCTGGCCGGTGGCAAAGCGCACAGCCTGGGCGGTAACTTCTGGCAGCCGACCGTGCTGGGCGATTGCAGCGACGGCATGAAACTCGCCCAGGAAGAGACGTTCGGCCCGGTTGCGGCTTGCTTCCGCTTCACCAGTGAAGAGGAGGTGGTGAAACGCGCCAATGCGACACCGTTTGGTCTGGCGGCCTATTTCTATACGCAAAATCTACAACGGGTATTCCGCGTTTCGCAGGCCATCGAAAGCGGCATGATCGGCATTAATGAGTGCGCGGTATCCACAGAATTGGGGCCGTTCGGCGGCGTGAAAGAGTCGGGGTTGGGCCGTGAAGGCTCGGTACTGGGGCTGGAAGAGTTCCTCGAAGTGAAAACCCTGCATCTGGGCGGATTGTAA
- a CDS encoding barstar family protein — MNTYTFDFNNIADQSAFYREFTRQFALEREKVHDLDSLWDTVTDGALPLPLEIEFIHLPEIQRRRFGALILLFDEAEEELEGELRFNVR; from the coding sequence ATGAATACCTACACATTCGATTTTAATAACATTGCCGATCAAAGCGCTTTCTACCGTGAATTTACCCGCCAGTTCGCGCTTGAGCGTGAGAAAGTTCACGATCTGGATTCGCTGTGGGACACGGTTACCGATGGGGCGTTGCCTTTGCCGCTGGAGATTGAGTTTATTCATTTGCCGGAGATCCAGCGTCGCCGTTTTGGGGCGCTGATCCTGCTGTTCGATGAAGCCGAAGAGGAGCTGGAAGGGGAACTGCGTTTTAACGTGCGCTAA